The genomic interval GtgtggatcgtaccgttcaaattatcgagcgatggaaaatcacccgatgatagcgtcgggagaaacagcgatccgaaaatgaaacacgaacgaatgaagcgcccgaacggttgtttgtgtttattcgcagattctgttttgatgcctacgaaaattcatcgtgcctcgcgtttccgatcgttgttcagcaacattgatgggagattggatttgtGTTGCAATTGTCCACAATTGCAACCGATAGGAATTTAGGAATGGTTACCGAAAATctcatttagtatttttttgtaatcaatttttcaataataacttATTTTGTTATGTCCTTATGTCTTGAGTTTGTATGCCATACAAACtcagttatttttgtttttttaactcTTATGTCAAAccaacaaaaatcaaatttagacattcaaacaaattgtaGAATTTGACATTTAATTGTCATTCTTCTCTACCCGGATACCTATACTATAGGAGCAACCGTCGACCCAATCCTTTTCGGTTTAAATTACATGAGGGTTTCAGAACACTTTTCCATTTGTTTATTTAGGTTTTCTATATCGCAAGTTTGATTTTTAACAACATTTGCCAAACATATTGGATATTGAacgaacaaataaaaaaaatgttccaatggTGTATGTGATAACCAAAGACAGGATTAGTCTTGGAAATACTCCAGGTTCGAATCATCGTCATCATACACTTCACTGAACGAATCATCCTGGAAGTAATTTTCGCTGTATGCTTCATCGTCTTCATACCGCAAGGGAACAAGGGAATTTTCCGATAGCGAGTCGGAATTATTCCGACAGGATCTTCCACTGTTTTGATCACCATAAGAGTCACTGTAATCATTGAACTCGTTGAACAAGTCATCCCGGAAGGAATTTTCCGATGGGGATTCGGCATCATACCGATAGGATCCGCGACTGCTTTCGTCATCATGAGATTCATAGACATCATCGAATTCGTTGAACGAACCATCCCGAGAGGAATCAATGCGAATTATTTCTTCTAGCTCATTATCGGATTCGGCCGTAACGGAACTTTCCGATAGAGATTCGGAATCATTCCGATAGGGTCTGTTATCATCATCATGAGATTCATTCTCATCATCGTATTCGTTGAACGAATCATTCCGGAAGGAATTTGCCGACATAGAGCCGGAATCACTCCGATAAGATCTTTCCCTGTTTTCGTCATCCTGAGACTCATCGTCATGATTGATTTCGTTAAACGAGTCATTCCGAAAGGAATCATTACTAACAGTTTCGTCAAACGCATTACCCGATCCGGTCCTAAATGAATGTTCCGATAGTGGTTCAGCATCATTCTGATAGGAACTTTCACTGCTTTCGACATCATGATATTCATTGATCGAATTGTGGCGGCCTTCGTTTTCGTTAGGGTTATATTGTTTTTGGCAACTCTCACAATGATCGGCTCCTGTATTCGAAGCACAGCTATGATAGATTCCCACAAGGTGAGATAGGTTCGCTTTAGCCAAATCGTGAATGATTGTTCCGTATGTGCAAATTTCTGGTTGTAAACCTTCACCGTTCCCGCTAAACGTGAACATATAGTTTATGTAGGCACAGCACTTGATGgctgggaaaaatatgttcactTCGCGAGAAGCTGATTCGTTGAGGTCAAAATTGACGACTGCATTCCTTGTTGTTAAAACCACTGCATTTTGAATGATTTCCATTTTCAAATTGATGCTTCGACTGGATTCTGAGTTCCGCTTCAGGACAATTGACACACCGAACAACATGATACATTTGCGAAAGTACATGTTTGTCTTGTAATATTGTGCTGATGAATCCAATCCGGTGAGGTGTGAATTCTGTGGGTCTACATCCAAGCTGTTGTAGAAATTCACTTTTTGTCCTTTGAAAAACGGTTCTGTTCGCGATCGAATCATCATGAGCATATCTTGTTTTACATGATCGTCGATTTGTTTGGAATTGGTCCAATTTTCTATTGCCAATAGCAGTTCGTTTTTCGTACAATTCAGCGTTTCGCATGTTAAAACCTTTTGAACAACAGTCAAGGGAACCGTTAGAAAAGAATCTTGAATGAGAAGCTGGTTTGCAACATCCGATAAGTGTTCTTCACAACGACTCACAATCAATCGTAAATCGTATTCGATGGCCAGAGCAAAAATTTTCCACAAGTGCTTCTCCCATTTCGTGACATTGGCAACAACCCATTCGGAGAAGCTTTCCTTGACCTTCGTATCTATGAGGAGCATCCTGGCTAATGAATAAAATTCCAAACCTTCATCCAACGACATTTTTTCTAGGGTTCCATCGAATCCGAAGTACATGAATCTTAGACAATGCTGGAAAGCTGAATGGGACACTCCAAACAGCCGGATCTCCAGTTGATTGCGCTCGCTGAAGTGCCCGTACAACATTGCACGGAAATAATCGGACATTGTGGCCAGCACGACTCGGTGAGCTTGGACAGAAACGGTTTCGGACGGATTTATGTCACTGTCCACGACGATAGTTACATCGCGTAAAGCAGGATCTTCATACAGGTTCTGCACACACGACGCGAATCCGTCGTTCTTTTTTTGCATGATTATTGCTGAAAGTATAGTAAAATAGGTATAGTATTGTAATATAGTGTTTCTACGTTCGAAATTCTTTCACGCTTTATAATTTCCCAAGCTTAgcatattctttttttttaacaaaatatattgTGAGTTTAAGGGTTTGTTTGAAAGTAGCTTGCTTTATTGGTTGTTTCAATGTGATATCTGTATGTATTATAAGATGGTATTTATTGTTGCTCCAAACTAATTTTTTAGGTAACACTGCTGAACACGTTTTTgcctcaagcaccaaaataccgctatttactaaattatacactgaaaaaaatccacacgtttgatccGTGTGTTCAAAATTATTGATCGATTCTTTAACGTCTAAatcgatttgttgtgattttcttacaaacttcgtgtgtgttacacattcaattctttaATATTGCTTCATggactgattcatcaaccgacaacataaACTCCATAGTTTTCCACATCAGATCCTGaagctttccatttcaaattcgtatGCGTTAACCTATGGGTGCATAGATCAttacccaacacggattcagtgtgtttaacttacacgcaaacaaattttgttgtataatctaccgaatccatggtagaattaagaactgcaccaacgattttcaaccgactacaaaaatctgttaagcttactataatctggtgaaaatcactgagcagtgcagtaaatttgactatgtccatagtagcatccactacaaagcattgtatttcaaccCGTGACACcaaccgtacaacacagtgtggtcaaaagtatgatgctaaacttctcaaatcaagaatgtttctagtcaaaaatactacaactctggttaaatcaacagaagaaattttcttgtgtagtgatgttgactatgttttggtagagttaacagattaatgtagtcggttgaaaatcgttggtgcagttcttaattttaccatggattcagtagtttctacaataaaattcatttcagtgtagctTTCAGCTTCAAATAAAAGGAAATATGCTAATCCCGGGCTTCCCAAAATATGGagttgcggcgccccgcttgttgctgactcacttgtttggaaaaaaacattcaagtgagcttgcgacgagcagaggagcctcgaatccatattttggggagcaagagttcTCTATCAAATTTATTCTTTCAGTCTCATGATattcatgttctatcacacatgactatctaaagctactacatttctaattcaataagcaaatcagctggttttcatgatttaggggtaccgggggcagtatgaACACCCGGAgcagaatggacaccccctgcATTTTTGCATATGCGAATAATTTTACGCTTTAGAtacaaacaatatttcagttaCCTGTCGAAAGAGTAAGTTGtctactaaaatttcagaaaaaatgttttaaacattgattttatagCAATAAATTGAGCCTGATTTTTTgggttcgaaaattataacattcacacctcaccaAATAAAATTTCAGAGGCAAATTACTGCAAGTTGACCGAAAATGCAGCTCTTGactgaatcttcaattatttatgctcgattcaaaaatatagaagatttttttctgctaaTTTAAGACATTAAAaaacttatatgaaaatttcttatactgttggggcaatatggacaccgggTGACAAAGCATAGCTGACACTTTAAAAAGAAAGAAATG from Aedes aegypti strain LVP_AGWG unplaced genomic scaffold, AaegL5.0 Primary Assembly AGWG_AaegL5_hic_scaff_679_PBJ_arrow, whole genome shotgun sequence carries:
- the LOC5579356 gene encoding uncharacterized protein LOC5579356, translating into MQKKNDGFASCVQNLYEDPALRDVTIVVDSDINPSETVSVQAHRVVLATMSDYFRAMLYGHFSERNQLEIRLFGVSHSAFQHCLRFMYFGFDGTLEKMSLDEGLEFYSLARMLLIDTKVKESFSEWVVANVTKWEKHLWKIFALAIEYDLRLIVSRCEEHLSDVANQLLIQDSFLTVPLTVVQKVLTCETLNCTKNELLLAIENWTNSKQIDDHVKQDMLMMIRSRTEPFFKGQKVNFYNSLDVDPQNSHLTGLDSSAQYYKTNMYFRKCIMLFGVSIVLKRNSESSRSINLKMEIIQNAVVLTTRNAVVNFDLNESASREVNIFFPAIKCCAYINYMFTFSGNGEGLQPEICTYGTIIHDLAKANLSHLVGIYHSCASNTGADHCESCQKQYNPNENEGRHNSINEYHDVESSESSYQNDAEPLSEHSFRTGSGNAFDETVSNDSFRNDSFNEINHDDESQDDENRERSYRSDSGSMSANSFRNDSFNEYDDENESHDDDNRPYRNDSESLSESSVTAESDNELEEIIRIDSSRDGSFNEFDDVYESHDDESSRGSYRYDAESPSENSFRDDLFNEFNDYSDSYGDQNSGRSCRNNSDSLSENSLVPLRYEDDEAYSENYFQDDSFSEVYDDDDSNLEYFQD